A genomic segment from Nicotiana sylvestris chromosome 1, ASM39365v2, whole genome shotgun sequence encodes:
- the LOC104213500 gene encoding peroxisomal membrane protein 11D-like, which yields MSLDAARAELALAVLYLNKAEARDKICRAIQYGSKFLSNGEPGTAQNVDKSTSLARKVFRLFKFINDLHGLISPTAPGTPLPLILLGKSKNALLSTFLFLDQIVWLGRTGIYKNKERHELIGRISLFCWMGSSICTTLVEIGELAMLSASMKKLEKELKNTDKYKNEQYRSKLQKSNERSLALIKAGMDIVVAVGLLQLAPKKVTPRVTGAFGFVTSLISCYQLLPAPAKAKTS from the exons ATGAGCCTAGATGCTGCCAGAGCAGAGCTTGCCCTTGCAGTCTTGTACTTGAACAAAGCGGAGGCAAGGGACAAGATATGTAGGGCTATACAATATGGTTCAAAATTCCTGAGTAATGGAGAGCCTGGCACTGCACAAAATGTTGACAAATCAACTAGCTTAGCAAGGAAAGTGTTCCGTCTTTTCAAG TTTATCAATGATCTGCATGGTCTTATTAGCCCAACTGCCCCAGGAACCCCACTTCCTCTCATCTTGTTGGGAAAG TCAAAAAATGCATTGCTGTCAACTTTCTTGTTTCTGGATCAAATTGTGTGGCTTGGAAGGACAGGCATTTACAag AACAAAGAACGCCACGAGTTAATTGGCAGGATCTCTCTCTTTTGTTGGATGGGTTCCTCGATATGCACTACCTTAGTGGAG ATTGGGGAGCTCGCAATGCTTTCAGCATCAATGAAAAAACTGGAGAAGGAACTTAAGAATACCGACAAATATAAG AATGAGCAATACCGGAGTAAGCTTCAGAAGTCCAATGAGAGGTCTCTAGCCCTGATTAAAGCAGGCATGGATATAGTAGTTGCTGTTGGGTTGCTGCAATTGGCACCTAAGAAAGTCACTCCTCGTGTAACAGGAGCCTTTGGATTTGTTACCTCGTTGATATCATGTTATCAG TTGCTTCCAGCACCGGCAAAGGCCAAGACATCGTAA